The following coding sequences lie in one Polluticoccus soli genomic window:
- a CDS encoding response regulator — MEEIFILIAEDDADDRFLLQAAFEENGFTDKLHFVENGVEVLEYLQGLAQEESSQFPRFILLDLNMPKKDGREVLKELKQHPQLKNIPVVIFSTTNNEQEMRRCYELGANSYITKPNSFESLLKTVAALRSYWLYSSSIPA; from the coding sequence ATGGAGGAGATTTTTATTTTGATAGCCGAAGATGACGCAGACGACCGTTTTCTGTTGCAAGCCGCCTTTGAGGAAAACGGCTTTACAGACAAATTGCATTTTGTTGAAAATGGGGTCGAAGTACTGGAATATCTGCAAGGCCTAGCACAGGAGGAAAGCTCACAATTTCCCCGCTTCATCTTACTGGATCTCAATATGCCTAAGAAAGATGGCCGTGAGGTATTAAAAGAACTAAAGCAGCATCCGCAGCTAAAAAACATACCTGTTGTAATTTTCAGCACCACAAACAACGAGCAGGAAATGCGTCGCTGTTATGAACTTGGTGCGAATTCGTACATAACCAAGCCTAATAGCTTCGAAAGTTTATTAAAAACTGTAGCTGCGTTAAGAAGCTATTGGTTGTATTCCAGCAGCATACCTGCATAA
- a CDS encoding response regulator yields the protein MPGQGKVLIIDDEIDLCLLLKSYFLRKNYEVYLSHTLEEGVSFLKNLQPNIVFLDNNLPDGIGWSVAPKLAKEYPDMYINMISAFHPQQPEMPAKAKYSVIEKPISFSDLDRQLAQVQSA from the coding sequence ATGCCTGGCCAGGGAAAAGTTCTAATAATAGATGACGAGATCGATCTGTGCCTGTTGTTAAAGAGCTATTTTCTTCGTAAAAACTACGAAGTGTATTTATCTCACACCCTGGAAGAAGGTGTATCCTTTCTTAAAAATCTTCAGCCTAATATAGTTTTCCTCGACAATAACCTGCCTGATGGTATTGGATGGAGTGTTGCGCCTAAACTTGCCAAAGAGTATCCCGACATGTATATCAACATGATCAGTGCGTTCCACCCGCAACAGCCAGAAATGCCTGCCAAAGCCAAATACAGCGTTATCGAAAAACCTATCAGCTTTTCTGACCTGGATAGACAACTTGCGCAAGTACAATCCGCTTAA
- a CDS encoding choice-of-anchor L domain-containing protein — protein sequence MFKIFTPRAVNMLLFSLLLTLSTQAQIAITGNQTALALVQKLVGNGIIVTGATLTCPGQANGIFTTTGVSNLGIDSGIILTSGRAETNTSGTGGNGAASLFAATGNSAAGDAQLTALAGQSTFDACILEFDFQPSGDTIKFDYVFSSEEYFGFSCTVFNDVFGFFLSGPGITGSKNLAVIPNTNIPITVNSTTNPVTTNAGSTTLCNAMGTGSPFTQYFVNNNSGSYVTHNGFTTVFTAMSPVIPCSTYHLKLAIADGADGTLDSGTWIKAGSLTSNSISIKGIGGSGLSNPRPYAVRGCLPGTFVFNRPAATSQPLTIKYQITGTAVNGADYLLIPDSVVILGGAKTANRTINAVPITPATGLKTVKLRVYNPYSCGLTPQFIDSAELDIYDSLYVKVLTNDTAICVGETVNLDATGDNILSFKWIPANVANPTSLHTTASPGVSTFYMIEATLTGSGCPPAHDHVQIDVRIPPIVDAGVDRTTCLGTAVPLNVMATPAGQPYSYSWTPITGLSSATIKDPQANPTVTTTYTVKVNSGAVGCENTDDIIVTVLPNDFVLENKDTAICRGEKVLVRAMGAPEFSYAWNPTQGVKTPFALISEIKPDTTADYWITASYPGCPDMKHHFIIDVQPVPTVNAGVDREMCQWDTVHLHATLQPGWYDKYDLSWKPANALMRGQKEKDAIFASDFTTDMMFVAKTPVGCADSDIVKVVVHPGNFGSIKPEGPWGICPNDSIHFEAAGGVQYDWSPNMFISSLDASKVTVYPTAKTVYTLYVTDEHTCRDTLVMPVIVHPEAIAELGADVTLHPGETYQMDPHGNAVYFDWFPRVGLSDYNIANPIASPEVNTRYLVTATTESGCTVVDTINVFRQETTMDMPNAFAPSRGKELKIIKQGIATLNYFRIFNRWGEKLFETTDVDKGWDGSYNGDPQPLGVYIYSIQAVTDTGKTFSKQGNITLIR from the coding sequence ATGTTCAAGATTTTTACACCAAGGGCAGTAAACATGTTGCTGTTTTCGCTGCTCCTAACCTTATCCACTCAGGCCCAGATCGCTATCACCGGAAACCAAACCGCTCTTGCTCTTGTTCAAAAACTTGTGGGTAACGGGATAATAGTGACCGGCGCCACGTTAACTTGCCCCGGCCAGGCTAACGGTATTTTTACCACCACCGGTGTAAGCAATCTTGGTATTGACAGCGGTATTATCCTCACCTCGGGGCGGGCTGAGACAAACACCAGTGGTACGGGCGGTAATGGCGCTGCCAGCTTGTTTGCAGCAACAGGCAATAGCGCTGCGGGCGATGCACAGTTAACAGCCCTGGCAGGCCAGTCTACTTTTGACGCTTGTATCTTAGAATTTGACTTTCAGCCATCGGGCGATACGATCAAGTTTGACTACGTTTTTTCTTCTGAAGAATATTTTGGCTTCTCGTGCACTGTGTTCAACGATGTATTCGGATTTTTCCTTTCAGGACCCGGTATTACAGGTTCTAAAAATCTTGCGGTTATTCCAAACACCAATATTCCAATTACCGTAAATAGTACGACTAACCCTGTTACGACTAATGCCGGTAGCACTACGTTGTGTAATGCTATGGGCACAGGATCGCCATTTACGCAGTATTTTGTCAACAATAACAGTGGTTCATACGTTACGCACAATGGCTTTACAACTGTATTTACGGCTATGTCGCCGGTAATTCCGTGTTCTACCTATCACCTCAAGCTAGCAATAGCTGACGGTGCTGATGGAACGCTGGATTCTGGTACCTGGATCAAAGCAGGAAGTCTTACTTCAAACTCCATTTCTATTAAAGGCATAGGTGGTAGTGGCTTGTCTAACCCACGCCCTTATGCGGTGAGGGGATGCCTGCCTGGTACCTTTGTTTTCAACAGACCTGCAGCAACATCACAACCACTTACAATAAAATACCAGATAACAGGTACCGCCGTAAACGGTGCCGACTATTTGCTAATACCCGATAGTGTGGTCATATTAGGTGGGGCAAAAACGGCCAATCGAACGATAAACGCAGTGCCCATTACTCCTGCTACTGGTTTGAAGACTGTAAAACTCCGTGTGTACAACCCGTATTCTTGCGGTCTCACTCCACAGTTTATTGATAGCGCGGAACTGGATATATACGATTCTCTTTATGTAAAAGTGCTGACTAATGATACCGCGATCTGCGTGGGTGAAACTGTGAATCTTGATGCTACTGGCGACAATATTCTTTCTTTCAAATGGATACCGGCCAATGTAGCTAATCCAACCTCGCTTCACACTACGGCAAGTCCCGGCGTAAGCACTTTTTATATGATCGAAGCTACGCTGACAGGATCGGGCTGCCCTCCGGCGCATGATCATGTGCAGATAGACGTTAGGATCCCGCCAATTGTTGATGCAGGCGTCGACAGAACCACCTGCCTCGGTACGGCTGTGCCATTAAATGTAATGGCAACGCCGGCTGGACAGCCTTATAGTTATTCGTGGACACCTATCACCGGTCTTAGCAGTGCCACAATCAAAGATCCTCAAGCTAATCCTACGGTTACCACAACTTATACCGTCAAAGTAAATTCAGGCGCCGTGGGTTGTGAGAATACTGACGATATTATAGTAACTGTGTTGCCTAATGATTTTGTGCTTGAGAACAAAGACACCGCCATATGCAGGGGAGAGAAGGTGCTGGTGCGTGCCATGGGCGCGCCCGAATTCAGTTACGCATGGAATCCTACACAAGGTGTAAAAACTCCGTTCGCACTTATCTCAGAGATCAAACCTGACACCACTGCCGATTATTGGATCACAGCCAGCTATCCTGGTTGTCCCGATATGAAACATCATTTTATTATTGATGTTCAGCCTGTGCCCACGGTCAATGCAGGTGTAGATCGTGAAATGTGTCAGTGGGATACAGTACACCTGCATGCTACATTGCAGCCTGGCTGGTACGACAAATATGATCTGTCGTGGAAGCCGGCGAATGCTCTTATGCGTGGCCAAAAAGAGAAAGATGCCATTTTTGCCAGCGATTTTACGACCGATATGATGTTTGTAGCTAAAACTCCGGTTGGCTGTGCCGATTCCGACATCGTAAAAGTGGTTGTTCATCCGGGCAATTTCGGGTCGATAAAACCTGAGGGTCCTTGGGGCATATGTCCAAATGATTCAATACACTTTGAAGCCGCAGGTGGTGTCCAGTATGATTGGAGTCCAAATATGTTTATTTCTTCGCTGGACGCATCAAAAGTCACGGTTTATCCAACAGCAAAAACTGTGTACACCCTGTACGTCACGGACGAGCATACCTGCCGCGATACGCTTGTTATGCCAGTAATAGTGCATCCCGAGGCCATCGCAGAACTTGGCGCAGACGTAACATTGCACCCAGGTGAAACTTATCAAATGGATCCCCACGGAAATGCTGTATATTTTGATTGGTTCCCGCGCGTAGGTCTCAGCGATTATAACATCGCCAACCCGATAGCTAGCCCGGAAGTGAACACGCGATACCTTGTTACAGCTACTACGGAAAGCGGTTGCACAGTGGTTGACACCATCAATGTATTCCGCCAGGAAACAACGATGGATATGCCCAATGCATTTGCTCCCAGCCGTGGTAAAGAGCTAAAAATTATTAAGCAAGGCATTGCAACTTTGAATTATTTCCGTATTTTCAACCGTTGGGGAGAAAAGTTGTTTGAAACAACTGACGTAGATAAAGGATGGGACGGAAGTTATAACGGTGATCCGCAACCGCTTGGTGTATATATATATAGCATCCAGGCCGTTACAGACACTGGAAAAACATTTAGTAAACAAGGAAATATTACTTTAATTCGATAA
- a CDS encoding lmo0937 family membrane protein, translating to MRSLLYLIAVILIIGWIVGVFVYSAKGLIHVLLIIAIISLLLGFIRRGTVD from the coding sequence ATGAGATCGTTGCTGTACCTGATCGCTGTGATATTGATAATTGGATGGATAGTTGGTGTGTTTGTTTACAGCGCTAAAGGTTTGATACATGTACTGTTGATCATCGCAATTATCTCGCTGCTGTTAGGCTTTATACGCCGCGGCACGGTTGACTAG
- a CDS encoding OmpA family protein, with product MRKNWLFLILATILVTIQFDANAQQQQKEKYRNKANDPVAKLPYYKKLRWADNLFREGSYFNAIEYYSQLKQEQERNSYITYQMAECYWMTRDYAPAAHYYNEAYAMSPKLYPEAKYKEGVMLKMRGEYEASIDAFNKFIADNPKTYKKLKLRANREIEGAKMAMNSIKNPQPVTVVNAGPNVNSSYTESAPYPLGDTALLFSTMRQNNPVEVDKQKRESYVSRFVTSRKQERVEQVDSFQWPIKFMDGDFNSPKVHVGNGVYSPGGDKFYFTKCAEEDSMKIICKIYVSNFEGAKWSEPELLGSGINEEGSNTQPFVAKVGKKDVLFFSSNRKLQSRGGYDIWYSVIDPRNNTYRRPQNAGKQVNTDRDEQTPYYDSRVSKLYFASNGWVTMGGFDIYSADGGPSRYTNVTNLGYPINTSADELYFIKDPVGKPDAYVVSNRVGSLALKNPTCCDDIWRIQYEPKLMVLGKVIDRKTNELMADVVAKIVDQEGDMRTYNSTDGNFGFNMARGKSYVITGDKQGYASTRASINTMDVKRTDPDDTVMVTLYMDEITKEYRFQVSNVFYDYDKADLRPESAASLDSLSQFLKDNPSLNVEVYSFADAKGADAYNKELSIRRADAVIAYLEQAGVDKGRMSSRGFGESMPAAPNTKGGKDNPIGRQLNRRTEVRIVTDVPTRRVLYNSAKPGSMDDQQKNLMIDESMQNDSDETDTEDNGTPGNRVNPQ from the coding sequence ATGAGAAAAAACTGGCTTTTTCTAATACTGGCAACGATTCTCGTAACTATTCAATTTGATGCGAATGCACAGCAGCAGCAAAAAGAGAAGTACAGAAATAAGGCTAATGACCCTGTAGCAAAGCTTCCGTATTATAAGAAGCTTCGTTGGGCAGATAATCTTTTCCGTGAAGGAAGTTATTTCAACGCTATTGAATATTATAGCCAGCTCAAGCAAGAGCAGGAGCGTAACTCGTATATCACATACCAGATGGCTGAATGTTACTGGATGACCAGGGATTATGCACCGGCAGCGCACTATTACAACGAAGCCTATGCTATGTCGCCTAAGCTGTATCCTGAAGCTAAGTATAAAGAGGGTGTTATGCTGAAGATGCGTGGTGAATACGAGGCCTCGATCGATGCATTCAACAAATTCATCGCGGATAATCCGAAGACTTACAAAAAACTGAAACTGCGCGCTAACCGCGAGATCGAAGGTGCAAAAATGGCAATGAACTCGATCAAAAATCCCCAGCCGGTTACCGTAGTTAACGCTGGTCCTAACGTGAACAGCTCGTATACAGAATCTGCTCCTTATCCTTTGGGTGATACAGCGCTGCTGTTCTCAACTATGCGTCAAAATAACCCTGTAGAAGTAGATAAACAAAAACGTGAAAGCTATGTTTCTCGTTTCGTGACATCTCGTAAGCAGGAGCGCGTTGAGCAGGTGGATTCTTTCCAATGGCCTATCAAATTTATGGATGGCGATTTCAACTCACCTAAGGTGCACGTAGGTAATGGTGTTTACAGCCCGGGTGGTGATAAGTTCTATTTTACGAAATGTGCTGAAGAAGATTCAATGAAGATCATTTGTAAGATATATGTATCAAACTTCGAAGGTGCAAAATGGTCTGAACCTGAACTGTTAGGTAGTGGTATCAATGAAGAAGGTTCAAATACACAACCATTCGTTGCCAAAGTAGGTAAGAAGGATGTGCTGTTTTTCTCTTCAAACAGGAAACTGCAAAGCCGTGGTGGATACGATATTTGGTATTCAGTTATCGATCCTCGCAACAATACTTATCGTCGTCCGCAAAACGCCGGTAAACAAGTTAACACCGATCGCGATGAACAAACTCCTTATTACGACAGCCGGGTTAGCAAACTTTACTTTGCTTCAAACGGTTGGGTAACAATGGGTGGTTTCGATATCTACTCAGCTGATGGTGGTCCTTCACGTTACACTAACGTAACCAACCTGGGTTATCCTATTAACACTTCTGCAGATGAACTGTATTTTATTAAAGATCCGGTTGGTAAGCCAGATGCTTATGTAGTGTCTAACCGTGTAGGTTCACTGGCTCTGAAAAACCCAACTTGCTGCGATGATATCTGGCGTATTCAATACGAACCAAAGCTGATGGTTCTTGGTAAAGTAATTGACAGGAAAACCAACGAGCTGATGGCTGATGTAGTAGCTAAAATAGTTGATCAGGAAGGTGACATGAGGACATACAACTCAACTGATGGTAACTTCGGTTTCAACATGGCAAGGGGTAAATCTTATGTGATCACTGGCGACAAACAAGGTTATGCTTCTACCCGCGCTTCTATCAACACAATGGATGTTAAGCGTACAGATCCGGATGATACTGTAATGGTAACACTGTACATGGACGAAATAACTAAGGAATACCGTTTCCAGGTTAGCAACGTATTCTACGATTACGATAAGGCTGATCTTCGTCCTGAATCAGCGGCTTCTCTTGATTCGCTGTCACAGTTCCTGAAAGATAACCCATCATTGAATGTTGAAGTTTATTCTTTCGCTGATGCAAAAGGTGCTGATGCTTACAATAAAGAGCTTTCGATCCGTCGCGCTGATGCTGTAATTGCATACCTGGAACAAGCAGGTGTTGACAAAGGCCGTATGTCGAGCCGCGGTTTTGGTGAGTCTATGCCAGCAGCACCAAATACAAAAGGTGGTAAAGACAATCCAATCGGTCGCCAGCTAAACCGCCGTACTGAAGTGCGTATTGTTACCGACGTTCCTACACGCCGTGTACTGTACAACAGTGCTAAGCCAGGTTCTATGGATGATCAGCAGAAGAATCTGATGATCGATGAAAGCATGCAGAATGATTCAGACGAGACTGATACCGAAGACAATGGTACCCCTGGTAATAGGGTAAATCCACAATAA
- the plsY gene encoding glycerol-3-phosphate 1-O-acyltransferase PlsY, with protein sequence MGIAILIVIAYLIGSIPTAVWVSKRVYGIDIREHGSGNAGATNTFRILGSKAGSAVMLIDMLKGFVAVKLSILSAYSWGSEPFVNLQVGLGLAAVLGHIFPIWADFRGGKGIATLFGMILGIQPLVAVSLVAVFLFMLMATRYVSLSSISASIAFPLLILFIFREPEMSYRVFAIATACLVVLTHYKNINRLLNGSESKVPLFKKRRMRRRQD encoded by the coding sequence ATGGGTATTGCAATACTTATAGTTATAGCTTATTTGATTGGTTCTATTCCTACCGCTGTATGGGTAAGCAAGAGAGTATACGGCATTGATATAAGAGAACACGGCAGCGGTAACGCTGGAGCTACTAATACATTTCGCATCTTAGGTTCTAAAGCAGGGTCGGCAGTAATGCTGATCGATATGCTTAAAGGTTTTGTGGCAGTAAAGCTTTCTATCCTTTCGGCTTATTCATGGGGCAGCGAGCCTTTTGTAAACCTGCAGGTAGGCCTAGGCCTTGCAGCTGTGCTGGGGCACATCTTCCCCATATGGGCTGACTTCAGAGGTGGTAAAGGCATTGCTACTCTTTTCGGTATGATACTCGGCATACAGCCGCTTGTTGCTGTTAGCCTCGTTGCTGTTTTCCTGTTTATGCTAATGGCAACGCGATATGTTTCGCTTAGCTCTATAAGTGCCAGCATCGCATTCCCGCTGCTCATCTTATTTATTTTCAGGGAACCAGAAATGAGCTATCGTGTATTTGCGATCGCTACGGCTTGCCTGGTAGTGCTGACACACTACAAAAATATCAACCGCCTGTTGAATGGCAGTGAAAGTAAAGTGCCGCTTTTCAAGAAGCGTCGCATGCGTCGCCGCCAGGATTAA
- a CDS encoding PorP/SprF family type IX secretion system membrane protein, with translation MIRKNLFGRVSLAVALAATFQTVQAQDIHFTQFTASPLIVNPAFTGNFSGKLRAAAIYRDQWRSVTVPFVTYAASIDAPIVNDLSHDDYLAAGLQLYNDRAGDGNLQNLSALASVAYHKFLGAKIDKVISVGFQGGYTQKSFDLSKFYFSDEFNNGQFDQGTSAVYPGLNNRTSYFTINAGVSWAHSINENIGYAIGLGANNINTPFESFDKNPKADVGLGMRYTGQIGAIAYVSEKLSLRPAVLYQSQSTANEIVAGNEFHLIIGNPEIRSFTTAVFLGGWYRAQDAIMVNAGLEYKGVRFGLSYDYNNSDLRPASNGLGGFEISIVYVAPDPLDFARKLIYPCSRF, from the coding sequence ATGATCAGGAAAAATTTATTTGGACGTGTTAGCCTTGCAGTTGCCCTGGCAGCAACTTTTCAAACCGTACAGGCGCAAGACATTCACTTCACCCAATTTACCGCGTCTCCGCTTATCGTGAACCCAGCGTTCACAGGTAACTTCAGTGGTAAGTTGAGGGCTGCGGCTATTTACCGCGACCAATGGCGTTCGGTAACCGTACCGTTCGTTACCTATGCAGCTTCTATCGATGCGCCAATAGTGAATGATCTGTCTCACGATGACTATCTGGCTGCTGGTCTGCAATTATACAATGACCGTGCAGGCGATGGTAACCTTCAAAACCTGTCGGCATTGGCTTCTGTTGCCTACCACAAGTTTTTGGGTGCAAAGATCGATAAAGTAATATCAGTAGGTTTCCAGGGTGGATATACTCAAAAAAGCTTTGACCTGAGCAAGTTCTATTTCAGTGACGAGTTCAACAACGGACAATTTGACCAGGGAACCAGCGCGGTATATCCAGGTTTGAATAACCGTACAAGCTATTTTACTATCAATGCGGGCGTTAGCTGGGCACATAGCATAAATGAGAATATTGGTTATGCTATTGGTCTGGGAGCTAACAACATCAACACACCTTTTGAGAGTTTTGATAAAAATCCAAAGGCTGATGTTGGACTGGGTATGCGCTACACCGGCCAGATTGGTGCGATCGCTTACGTAAGTGAAAAACTGAGCCTGCGTCCTGCTGTACTGTATCAATCACAGTCTACTGCCAACGAGATCGTTGCAGGTAATGAGTTCCACCTCATAATAGGCAATCCTGAAATACGTTCGTTCACAACAGCAGTATTCCTTGGTGGATGGTATCGCGCGCAAGATGCAATCATGGTAAACGCTGGTCTTGAATACAAAGGCGTTCGTTTCGGTCTTAGCTACGACTACAATAACTCAGATCTGAGGCCGGCATCTAACGGCTTGGGTGGTTTTGAAATATCAATTGTTTATGTAGCTCCCGATCCGCTTGACTTTGCGCGCAAATTGATCTACCCCTGCTCGCGTTTCTAA
- the prmA gene encoding 50S ribosomal protein L11 methyltransferase: MYTQVDLTVADDTIKEILIALLSEEGYEGFEETTEGLNAFISSELYNKETLNSIVAPYNVSFKAEGVEKKNWNEEWEKNFQPVVVDDFCTIRAAFHDMAVTTAHEIVITPKMSFGTGHHATTFLMMRKMRSLDFGNKQVLDFGTGTGILAILAEKLGAAEVNAVDNEEWAFINAQENGEGNGCKNVKFWQGSLEDVPQKEYDIILANINRHILLQYMEQLSTLLSAGGTILLSGILSEDEDIITSSAVSVRLKKTDRQELRNWLVLEFIKD; encoded by the coding sequence ATGTACACACAAGTTGATTTGACGGTTGCCGATGATACTATAAAAGAAATATTGATCGCCTTGCTCAGCGAAGAAGGGTATGAAGGTTTTGAGGAAACAACTGAAGGCCTTAACGCGTTTATCAGCAGTGAGCTGTACAACAAGGAGACACTGAATAGTATAGTGGCTCCTTACAATGTTTCTTTTAAAGCTGAAGGAGTGGAAAAGAAAAACTGGAATGAGGAATGGGAAAAGAACTTTCAGCCGGTTGTAGTAGACGATTTCTGTACTATACGTGCTGCTTTTCATGATATGGCCGTCACAACTGCTCATGAAATTGTGATCACTCCTAAGATGTCATTTGGCACCGGCCACCATGCTACTACGTTCCTGATGATGCGGAAAATGAGAAGCCTGGACTTCGGTAATAAACAAGTACTGGATTTCGGTACTGGTACCGGCATCCTCGCTATTCTTGCTGAAAAACTTGGTGCTGCAGAAGTGAATGCTGTCGACAATGAAGAATGGGCATTTATCAATGCCCAGGAGAATGGAGAAGGCAATGGATGCAAAAACGTAAAGTTCTGGCAGGGGTCGCTCGAGGACGTTCCGCAAAAAGAATATGATATTATTCTCGCTAATATAAACCGCCATATCTTATTGCAGTACATGGAGCAATTATCTACGCTGTTATCTGCAGGAGGAACGATATTACTGAGTGGTATCTTGTCGGAAGACGAGGATATAATTACCAGCTCAGCAGTATCGGTCAGGCTGAAAAAGACAGATCGGCAAGAGCTCAGGAACTGGCTGGTGCTGGAATTTATTAAAGATTAA
- a CDS encoding M48 family metallopeptidase, with protein MKKIIYALGILLTTSTLYSCYRNPITGRSTLNLVDESTMRTMASKEYVTFLGTNQPVRGTRDAEMVSRVGNRLASAVQAYLSSKGQSELINGYQWEFNLVNNNQANAWCMPGGKVVVYSGIMPIVQNEAGLAVVMGHEIGHAIARHSNERASQQMAAQFGGQALGGLLGSNPGLASQVFMTAVGVGSQVGLLKFSRDQESEADQMGLIFMAMAGYNPNEAIAFWQRMAAQSKGNKPPELLSTHPSDSRRIADLQKFIPTAMQYYKAR; from the coding sequence ATGAAGAAGATAATTTATGCATTAGGGATCTTGCTTACCACCAGTACATTATACTCCTGTTACAGGAATCCGATAACCGGCCGTAGTACGCTGAACCTTGTAGATGAATCTACTATGAGAACGATGGCCAGTAAGGAATACGTTACCTTCCTGGGTACGAACCAACCGGTTCGCGGCACACGCGATGCCGAAATGGTTTCCCGTGTCGGCAACAGGCTGGCCAGCGCTGTGCAAGCGTACCTTTCCAGCAAAGGACAATCAGAACTAATAAATGGTTACCAATGGGAGTTTAACCTGGTGAACAATAACCAGGCTAACGCGTGGTGTATGCCCGGAGGTAAAGTGGTAGTATACAGCGGTATCATGCCGATTGTACAAAATGAAGCAGGCCTTGCGGTAGTTATGGGTCACGAAATTGGTCACGCTATTGCCCGTCATAGTAACGAACGCGCCAGCCAGCAGATGGCTGCGCAATTTGGCGGACAGGCGCTTGGCGGACTGCTCGGTAGCAATCCGGGGTTGGCATCGCAGGTTTTCATGACTGCTGTTGGTGTAGGTAGCCAGGTAGGGTTACTTAAGTTCTCTCGTGACCAGGAGTCCGAGGCAGATCAAATGGGCCTTATCTTTATGGCTATGGCAGGGTATAATCCTAATGAAGCGATAGCATTCTGGCAGCGTATGGCAGCTCAAAGCAAGGGAAACAAACCACCGGAACTTTTGAGCACGCACCCGAGCGATTCGCGCAGGATAGCTGATCTTCAAAAGTTCATACCCACGGCTATGCAATATTACAAGGCCAGGTAA
- a CDS encoding hydrogen peroxide-inducible genes activator, translated as MTITQLEYVVAVATYKSFVAAAEKCFVTQPTLSMQIQKLEEELGVKLFDRNKHPIAITAMGEAIVAQARIVLAEGEKINELIQSQQNNLAGTFRLAVIPTVAPYILPNLLEAYSKAYPDVKLEVVEMETKQILTALRNNEIDTALVSTPLEENGIKEYPLFQEPFVAYFSKNEKALKKRMVNAEDIALDKIWLLNEGHCMRNQVLDLCSGQIQRLQADRPYRYESSNVETLRKMVDKNGGLTVLPELATFEFGEDQQERLRYFEEPEPVREISLITNDHFVKLTLLQSMIDEITKLVPEKMRVQKKNRKVLRIQSAKLVQ; from the coding sequence ATGACCATTACACAACTGGAATATGTCGTAGCCGTAGCAACCTACAAAAGCTTTGTAGCGGCAGCAGAAAAATGTTTTGTTACCCAGCCTACGTTAAGCATGCAGATACAGAAGCTGGAAGAAGAACTTGGAGTTAAACTTTTTGACAGGAACAAACACCCGATAGCGATAACAGCTATGGGCGAGGCCATTGTAGCACAAGCCAGAATAGTACTGGCAGAGGGCGAAAAGATAAATGAACTGATACAGAGCCAGCAGAATAATCTCGCCGGTACTTTCAGGCTGGCGGTGATACCTACGGTAGCGCCTTACATACTTCCCAACCTGCTGGAAGCCTATTCAAAAGCCTACCCGGATGTAAAGCTGGAGGTGGTGGAAATGGAAACCAAACAAATACTGACCGCACTACGCAACAACGAGATCGATACTGCGCTGGTAAGTACACCACTGGAGGAAAACGGCATTAAAGAATACCCACTGTTCCAGGAGCCGTTTGTGGCCTACTTCTCTAAAAACGAAAAGGCGCTCAAAAAACGCATGGTAAATGCCGAGGACATCGCCCTTGACAAGATCTGGCTGCTCAATGAAGGCCACTGTATGCGCAACCAGGTCCTTGACCTTTGCAGCGGACAGATACAACGCCTGCAGGCCGACCGTCCTTACCGCTACGAATCAAGTAACGTAGAAACACTGCGCAAAATGGTTGACAAGAACGGTGGACTTACCGTACTGCCAGAACTGGCAACCTTTGAATTTGGAGAAGACCAACAGGAAAGGCTTCGCTATTTTGAAGAACCAGAACCGGTACGCGAGATCAGCCTGATCACCAATGATCATTTCGTAAAGCTCACGCTGCTGCAAAGCATGATAGACGAGATAACCAAGCTAGTGCCAGAGAAAATGAGGGTGCAAAAGAAGAACAGGAAAGTATTGCGCATCCAGTCGGCTAAACTGGTGCAATAA